The DNA sequence AGTAATTGTGCTCAATCACCAGGGAACTACTGAGAACTGAGAACCGACAACTGAGAACTGCTTTTTAAAACTCCAGGAGAAATGATGAAACGACGTATTGTTTTATGTATTGCATTGCTCGCCGTGTTAGGGCTCGCCGCCAGTCAACTGCGGGCCGAGGTTTTCGGCGTTAAAAAATACGGGGCTGTGGGCGATGGCAAAGCGCTCGATTCCCCCGCCATTAATAAAGCTATTGATGCCGCCAGCGCCGCCGGCGGCGGAACGGTTTATTTTTCTCCCGGCACTTATCTTTCCGGTTCCATTCACCTCAAGAGCAACATCACGCTTTACCTGGAACAGGGCGCAACCATTCAGGCCTCTGATAATCCTGATGTCTACGATCCAATTGAAACCAGCCAGAAGCAGTGGGACAAATACCAGGATTTCGGCCATACCTACTTTCACAACAGCCTGATCTGGGGCGAGGGCCTGGAGAACATCGCCATCCTCGGTCCTGGCGTTATCAGTGGCAAGGACGCCCTCACGCGCAAGGCCGACCAGCGCGTGGGCAACAAGGCCATCTCACTCAAGCTCTGCCGCAACGTTATCATTCGCGACGTTTCCATTTTGCTGGCCGGCCACTTCGCTATTCTGGCCACCGGAGTGGATAACCTCACCATCGACAACATCAAGATTGATACCAACCGCGACGGCATTGATGTTGATTCCACCCGCCACGTGCGCATCTCCAACGTCAGCGTGAATTCGCCCTATGACGATGGCATCGTCATCAAGGGCACGCACGCCCTTGGTTTTGCGCGCGAGACCGAAGACATGACCATCACCAACTGCGAGGTCACCGGCTTCCAGAACGGTACCTTCCTGGATGGCACCTACAAGCGAAGCAACACGCCTCCGCTGACCCACGGCCCCACCGGCCGCATCAAGATCGGCACTGAGTCCGAGGGCTCGTTCCGCAACATCACGATTTCCAACTGCGTCTTTGACTACGCCCGCGGCCTCGCGCTCGAGACCGTGGATGGCGCCGAACTCTCTGACGTCAGCATCAGCAACATCACCATGCGCGATATCGCCAATGCGCCGATTTACATTCGCCTGGGCGCCCGCATGCGCGCTCCTGACGGAGTTCCTATCGGCTCACTGCACCGCATCAACATCAGCGACGTCGTAATCTATAACGCCGATCCCAAGAATGGATCGCTGATCATGGGTATACCCGGACACGATATCGAAGACGTGAAGCTGAGCAACATTCGCATCTACTATCAGGGCGGCGGCACCAAGGAGCAGGCCGCGATCAATCCGCCGGAAGAAGAGAAAGAGTATCCCGAGCCGTACCGCCATGGCGACATGCCTTCATATGGATTTTTTATCCGACACGCCAAGGGCATTGAGTTCACGAACGTTGAGGTGGGCTACATGAAAGAAGACCTGCGGCCGGCGTTCGTGCTCGACGACGTGAAGGGCGCGGAATTCAATCTAGTCAAAGCCCAGCACGCTCCGGCGGCACCCACCTTCTCGCTCAAGGATGTTACCGATTTCAGCTTGTTCCACAGCGGGTCGCTGCCTGATACCAAGCTGGAGAGCGTAAAAGAAAAACAGTTCT is a window from the Terriglobales bacterium genome containing:
- a CDS encoding glycoside hydrolase family 28 protein, whose translation is MMKRRIVLCIALLAVLGLAASQLRAEVFGVKKYGAVGDGKALDSPAINKAIDAASAAGGGTVYFSPGTYLSGSIHLKSNITLYLEQGATIQASDNPDVYDPIETSQKQWDKYQDFGHTYFHNSLIWGEGLENIAILGPGVISGKDALTRKADQRVGNKAISLKLCRNVIIRDVSILLAGHFAILATGVDNLTIDNIKIDTNRDGIDVDSTRHVRISNVSVNSPYDDGIVIKGTHALGFARETEDMTITNCEVTGFQNGTFLDGTYKRSNTPPLTHGPTGRIKIGTESEGSFRNITISNCVFDYARGLALETVDGAELSDVSISNITMRDIANAPIYIRLGARMRAPDGVPIGSLHRINISDVVIYNADPKNGSLIMGIPGHDIEDVKLSNIRIYYQGGGTKEQAAINPPEEEKEYPEPYRHGDMPSYGFFIRHAKGIEFTNVEVGYMKEDLRPAFVLDDVKGAEFNLVKAQHAPAAPTFSLKDVTDFSLFHSGSLPDTKLESVKEKQF